One genomic region from Sander lucioperca isolate FBNREF2018 chromosome 3, SLUC_FBN_1.2, whole genome shotgun sequence encodes:
- the ppfia1 gene encoding liprin-alpha-1 isoform X8 gives MMCEVMPTISEAEGGGGNGRRGSGSPLQSDSEGHFESLMVSMLEERDRLLETLRETQENLGLTQGKLHEVSHERDSLQRQLNTALPQEFAALTKEVNVCREHLLEKEEEIAELKAERNNTRLLLEHLECLVSRHERSLRMTVVKRQAQSPAGVSSEVEVLKALKSLFEHHKALDEKVRERLRVALERCSALEEQLTLSHKELAYLREQSSQKRGMADGTSEVNHNSENTPSTNGKRSSDGSLSQEEELVHGFGKVSELKDVVDRQSADLGQMKERMAAMVSRISELEEDLDTARKDLIKSEDMNTRLQRDLRESMAQKEDMEERITTLEKRYLAAQREATSVHDLNDKLENEVANKDSLFRQTEDRNRQLQEKLELAEQKLQQTIRKAETLPEVEAELAQRVAALTKCVLCGSKGAKTQKKAEERHGNVEERLKQLEAQLEEKNQELLRARQREKMNEEHNKRLSETVDKLLSESNERLQLHLKERMSALEDKNALIRELEHTKKLIEESHHEKEQLLIQIETMRAENEQGRSRSNSLLHGRSQLGSTPDFRYPVSASSMMDSNSDHYGSALVLRRPQKGRIAALRDEPSKRHVQTLNEQEWERMQQANVLANVAQAFESDMDASDLEEDRETIFSSVDLLSPGGQADAQTLALMLQEQLDAINNEIRMIQEEKESTAIRAEEIECRVGSGDSLGGRFRSMSSIPPSLCAGSSFGDSPPGSGHSTPRRIPRSPNREMDRMGVMTLSAQDDKATIRCETSPPTTPRSMRRNREAGHAASHEDIRDIRGLAGLQDGQGSNPSSSNSSQDSLNKAAKKKSIKSSIGRLFGKKEKGRPSIPGKDSSSQAGTPESESSPKDGLGMGTLGGPAEKNRKLQKNPMTGHELLEEARMQGLPFAQWDGPTVVVWLELWVGMPAWYVAACRANVKSGAIMSALSDTEIQREIGISNPLHRLKLRLAIQEIMSLTSPSAPPTSRTTTGNVWVTHEEMESLAATPPTEDDEGSWAQTLAYGDMNHEWIGNEWLPSLGLPQYRSYFMESLVDARMLDHLTKKDLRGQLKMVDSFHRNSFQCGVMCLRRLNYDRKELERRREDCQLELQDVLVWSNERVISWIQAIGLKEYSSNLYESGVHGALLALDETFDHNTLALLLQIPTQNTQARAALEREYNSLLAIGTERRMEEDDDKNFRRAPSWRKKFRPKDMRGMSLGASDTLPANFRVTGSSAASPSMQPKRSPMDGNRWSEDEGEFPAFKTRMMN, from the exons GAGTTTGCTGCACTAACAAAGGAGGTGAACGTGTGCCGGGAGCACCTtctggagaaggaggaggagattgCAGAGCTCAAGGCGGAGAGAAACAACACACGG CTCCTGTTGGAGCACTTGGAGTGCCTGGTGTCTCGCCATGAGCGTAGTCTGAGGATGACGGTGGTAAAGAGACAGGCTCAGTCTCCCGCGGGAGTCTCGAGTGAAGTGGAGGTCCTCAAAGCCCTTAAGTCACTTTTTGAACACCACAAAGCCCTCGATGAGAAG GTGAGGGAGCGACTACGTGTTGCCTTGGAAAGATGCAGCGCATTGGAGGAACAGCTCACCCTCTCGCACAAAGAA TTGGCTTACCTCAGGGAGCAGAGCAGCCAGAAGAGAGGGATGGCAGACGGAACCAGCGAGGTCAATCACAACTCTGAAAACACACCAAGCACTAATGGCAAG CGGTCATCGGACGGTTCGCTGAGTCAGGAGGAGGAGTTGGTTCATGGGTTTGGGAAGGTCAGTGAGCTCAAGGATGTGGTGGACCGTCAGTCAGCTGATCTGGGCCAGATGAAGGAGCGCATGGCTGCTATGGTTTCACGCATCAGCGAGCTGGAGGAGGACCTGGACACGGCCCGGAAGGACCTCATCAAGTCTGAAGACATGAACACGCGGCTACAGAGAGACCTGAGAGAG TCAATGGCTCAGAAGGAAGACATGGAGGAGAGGATCACCACCCTGGAGAAGCGCTACCTGGCAGCTCAGCGGGAGGCTACCTCCGTCCACGACCTCAACGACAAATTGGAGAACGAAGTGGCCAACAAGGACTCCCTCTTCAGACAG acgGAGGACAGAAACCGGCAACTCCAAGAGAAGCTGGAGCTGGCTGAGCAGAAGCTGCAGCAGACCATCCGCAAGGCAGAGACTCTGCCTGAGGTGGAAGCAGAGCTAGCTCAGAGGGTAGCTGCCCTCACAAAG TGTGTTCTGTGTGGCTCTAAAGGCGCTAAGACTCAGAAGAAG gctgaggaacgccatggcaaTGTGGAGGAGAGACTGAAGCAGCTGGAGGCCCAACTGGAGGAGAAGAACCAGGAACTGCTCAGG gCACGGCAGCGAGAGAAGATGAACGAGGAGCACAACAAGCGTCTGTCAGAGACGGTTGACAAGCTCCTCTCAGAGTCCAACGAGAGACTCCAGCTTCACCTCAAAGAGAGGATGTCTGCTCTGGAGGATAAG AATGCCCTGATAAGAGAACTGGAGCACACCAAGAAGTTGATAGAGGAGTCTCACCACGAAAAG GAGCAGCTCCTGATCCAGATTGAGACCATGAGGGCAGAGAACGAGCAGGGAAGGAGCAGGAGCAACTCCCTACTACATGG aCGGTCTCAGCTAGGCAGCACTCCAGATTTCAGGTATCCAGTGTCAGCTTCCTCAATGATGGACAGTAACTCGGACCATTACGGCAGCGCTCTTGTGCTGAGACGGCCTCAAAAGGGACGGATCGCAGCGCTCCGGGACGAGCCGTCCAAG CGACAT GTGCAGACTTTGAACGAGCAGGAGTGGGAGCGCATGCAGCAGGCCAACGTGCTGGCGAATGTGGCCCAGGCCTTTGAGAGTGACATGGACGCCTCGGACCTGGAGGAGGATAGAGAGACGATATTCAGCTCGGTGGACCTGCTGTCGCCTGGTGGCCAGGCTGATGCACAGACCCTCGCCTTAATGCTGCAGGAGCAGCTGGACGCTATCAACAATGAAATTAG AATGAtccaggaggagaaggagagcaCAGCCATCCGGGCAGAGGAGATTGAGTGCAGGGTGGGCAGCGGCGATAGCCTGGGAGGACGTTTCCGCTCCATGAGCTCCATCCCCCCGTCACTTTGTGCGGGCTCCTCGTTTGGCGACTCTCCCCCAGGCTCTGGCCACTCCACCCCCAGACGCATTCCCCGCAGCCCCAACAGAGAAATGGACCGCATGGGTGTCATGACCTTG TCTGCTCAGGATGACAAGGCCACCATCCGATGTGAGACGTCACCGCCCACCACTCCACGCTCCATGCGCCGGAACAGAGAGGCAGGGCATGCTGCCAGCCATGAGGACATTAGAGACATTCGAGG TCTGGCTGGCCTGCAGGACGGCCAGGGTAGTAACCCTAGCAGTAGTAACAGCAGCCAGGACTCCCTCAACAAAGCAGCCAAGAAGAAGAGCATCAAGTCTTCAATTGGACGCCTCTTTGGGAAGAAGGAGAAGGGCCGACCCAGCATTCCCGGCAAGGACTCCTCCAGCCAAG CTGGCACTCCTGAGTCAGAGAGCTCTCCTAAGGATGGCTTAGGAATGGGCACCCTGGGGGGCCCTGCAGAGAAGAACAGGAAGCTGCAGAAAAA TCCAATGACAGG GCATGAATTACTGGAGGAGGCTCGCATGCAGGGCCTGCCTTTCGCCCAGTGGGACGGACCAACTGTTGTGGTTTGGCTGGAG CTGTGGGTGGGCATGCCAGCCTGGTACGTGGCTGCATGCCGTGCCAACGTGAAGAGCGGAGCCATTATGTCGGCGCTATCGGACACAGAGATCCAAAGGGAGATTGGTATCAGCAACCCGTTACATCGTTTGAAActtcgtctggccatccaggaAATCATGTCTCTCACCAGCCCTTCTGCCCCGCCAACATCAAGAACG ACCACAGGAAACGTTTGGGTCACACATGAAGAAATGGAAAGTTTGGCAGCCACACCTCCCACG GAGGATGACGAGGGTAGCTGGGCCCAG ACTTTGGCGTACGGAGACATGAACCACGAGTGGATTGGTAACGAGTGGCTGCCCAGCCTGGGTTTGCCGCAGTACCGCTCCTACTTCATGGAGTCCCTGGTGGACGCCCGCATGCTCGACCACCTCACCAAGAAAGACCTTAGGGGACAGCTCAAAATGGTGGATAGCTTCCACAG GAACAGTTTTCAGTGTGGAGTGATGTGTCTGAGGAGGCTCAACTATGACAGGAAGGAGCTGGAGAGGAGAAGGGAAGACTGTCAGCTGGAACTTCAAG ATGTGCTGGTGTGGAGTAATGAGCGTGTCATCAGTTGGATTCAGGCCATCGGGCTGAAAGAGTACAGTAGCAACCTTTACGAGAGCGGCGTCCATGGAGCGCTCCTCGCCCTGGACGAAACCTTCGATCACAACACCCTGGCCCTCCTGCTGCAGATCCCCACGCagaacacacag GCCAGAGCAGCTCTCGAGCGTGAATACAACAGCCTGCTGGCCATTGGCACAGAAAGGAGAATGGAAGAG GATGACGATAAGAACTTCCGCCGAGCCCCTTCATGGAGAAAGAAGTTCAGGCCCAAAGACATGAGGGGGATGTCCTTGGGTGCGTCCGACACCCTGCCCGCCAACTTCCGAGTGACCGGTAGCAGCGCGGCATCTCCCTCCATGCAGCCAAAGAGGAGCCCGATGGACG GTAACCGCTGGTCAGAAGATGAAGGGGAGTTCCCTGCGTTCAAGACCAGGATGATGAACTGA
- the ppfia1 gene encoding liprin-alpha-1 isoform X16 produces MMCEVMPTISEAEGGGGNGRRGSGSPLQSDSEGHFESLMVSMLEERDRLLETLRETQENLGLTQGKLHEVSHERDSLQRQLNTALPQEFAALTKEVNVCREHLLEKEEEIAELKAERNNTRLLLEHLECLVSRHERSLRMTVVKRQAQSPAGVSSEVEVLKALKSLFEHHKALDEKVRERLRVALERCSALEEQLTLSHKELAYLREQSSQKRGMADGTSEVNHNSENTPSTNGKRSSDGSLSQEEELVHGFGKVSELKDVVDRQSADLGQMKERMAAMVSRISELEEDLDTARKDLIKSEDMNTRLQRDLRESMAQKEDMEERITTLEKRYLAAQREATSVHDLNDKLENEVANKDSLFRQTEDRNRQLQEKLELAEQKLQQTIRKAETLPEVEAELAQRVAALTKCVLCGSKGAKTQKKAEERHGNVEERLKQLEAQLEEKNQELLRARQREKMNEEHNKRLSETVDKLLSESNERLQLHLKERMSALEDKNALIRELEHTKKLIEESHHEKEQLLIQIETMRAENEQGRSRSNSLLHGRSQLGSTPDFRYPVSASSMMDSNSDHYGSALVLRRPQKGRIAALRDEPSKRHVQTLNEQEWERMQQANVLANVAQAFESDMDASDLEEDRETIFSSVDLLSPGGQADAQTLALMLQEQLDAINNEIRMIQEEKESTAIRAEEIECRVGSGDSLGGRFRSMSSIPPSLCAGSSFGDSPPGSGHSTPRRIPRSPNREMDRMGVMTLPSDLRKHRRKSAQDDKATIRCETSPPTTPRSMRRNREAGHAASHEDIRDIRGLAGLQDGQGSNPSSSNSSQDSLNKAAKKKSIKSSIGRLFGKKEKGRPSIPGKDSSSQAGTPESESSPKDGLGMGTLGGPAEKNRKLQKKHELLEEARMQGLPFAQWDGPTVVVWLELWVGMPAWYVAACRANVKSGAIMSALSDTEIQREIGISNPLHRLKLRLAIQEIMSLTSPSAPPTSRTTLAYGDMNHEWIGNEWLPSLGLPQYRSYFMESLVDARMLDHLTKKDLRGQLKMVDSFHRNSFQCGVMCLRRLNYDRKELERRREDCQLELQDVLVWSNERVISWIQAIGLKEYSSNLYESGVHGALLALDETFDHNTLALLLQIPTQNTQARAALEREYNSLLAIGTERRMEEDDDKNFRRAPSWRKKFRPKDMRGMSLGASDTLPANFRVTGSSAASPSMQPKRSPMDGSQSIQRLDTATVRTYSC; encoded by the exons GAGTTTGCTGCACTAACAAAGGAGGTGAACGTGTGCCGGGAGCACCTtctggagaaggaggaggagattgCAGAGCTCAAGGCGGAGAGAAACAACACACGG CTCCTGTTGGAGCACTTGGAGTGCCTGGTGTCTCGCCATGAGCGTAGTCTGAGGATGACGGTGGTAAAGAGACAGGCTCAGTCTCCCGCGGGAGTCTCGAGTGAAGTGGAGGTCCTCAAAGCCCTTAAGTCACTTTTTGAACACCACAAAGCCCTCGATGAGAAG GTGAGGGAGCGACTACGTGTTGCCTTGGAAAGATGCAGCGCATTGGAGGAACAGCTCACCCTCTCGCACAAAGAA TTGGCTTACCTCAGGGAGCAGAGCAGCCAGAAGAGAGGGATGGCAGACGGAACCAGCGAGGTCAATCACAACTCTGAAAACACACCAAGCACTAATGGCAAG CGGTCATCGGACGGTTCGCTGAGTCAGGAGGAGGAGTTGGTTCATGGGTTTGGGAAGGTCAGTGAGCTCAAGGATGTGGTGGACCGTCAGTCAGCTGATCTGGGCCAGATGAAGGAGCGCATGGCTGCTATGGTTTCACGCATCAGCGAGCTGGAGGAGGACCTGGACACGGCCCGGAAGGACCTCATCAAGTCTGAAGACATGAACACGCGGCTACAGAGAGACCTGAGAGAG TCAATGGCTCAGAAGGAAGACATGGAGGAGAGGATCACCACCCTGGAGAAGCGCTACCTGGCAGCTCAGCGGGAGGCTACCTCCGTCCACGACCTCAACGACAAATTGGAGAACGAAGTGGCCAACAAGGACTCCCTCTTCAGACAG acgGAGGACAGAAACCGGCAACTCCAAGAGAAGCTGGAGCTGGCTGAGCAGAAGCTGCAGCAGACCATCCGCAAGGCAGAGACTCTGCCTGAGGTGGAAGCAGAGCTAGCTCAGAGGGTAGCTGCCCTCACAAAG TGTGTTCTGTGTGGCTCTAAAGGCGCTAAGACTCAGAAGAAG gctgaggaacgccatggcaaTGTGGAGGAGAGACTGAAGCAGCTGGAGGCCCAACTGGAGGAGAAGAACCAGGAACTGCTCAGG gCACGGCAGCGAGAGAAGATGAACGAGGAGCACAACAAGCGTCTGTCAGAGACGGTTGACAAGCTCCTCTCAGAGTCCAACGAGAGACTCCAGCTTCACCTCAAAGAGAGGATGTCTGCTCTGGAGGATAAG AATGCCCTGATAAGAGAACTGGAGCACACCAAGAAGTTGATAGAGGAGTCTCACCACGAAAAG GAGCAGCTCCTGATCCAGATTGAGACCATGAGGGCAGAGAACGAGCAGGGAAGGAGCAGGAGCAACTCCCTACTACATGG aCGGTCTCAGCTAGGCAGCACTCCAGATTTCAGGTATCCAGTGTCAGCTTCCTCAATGATGGACAGTAACTCGGACCATTACGGCAGCGCTCTTGTGCTGAGACGGCCTCAAAAGGGACGGATCGCAGCGCTCCGGGACGAGCCGTCCAAG CGACAT GTGCAGACTTTGAACGAGCAGGAGTGGGAGCGCATGCAGCAGGCCAACGTGCTGGCGAATGTGGCCCAGGCCTTTGAGAGTGACATGGACGCCTCGGACCTGGAGGAGGATAGAGAGACGATATTCAGCTCGGTGGACCTGCTGTCGCCTGGTGGCCAGGCTGATGCACAGACCCTCGCCTTAATGCTGCAGGAGCAGCTGGACGCTATCAACAATGAAATTAG AATGAtccaggaggagaaggagagcaCAGCCATCCGGGCAGAGGAGATTGAGTGCAGGGTGGGCAGCGGCGATAGCCTGGGAGGACGTTTCCGCTCCATGAGCTCCATCCCCCCGTCACTTTGTGCGGGCTCCTCGTTTGGCGACTCTCCCCCAGGCTCTGGCCACTCCACCCCCAGACGCATTCCCCGCAGCCCCAACAGAGAAATGGACCGCATGGGTGTCATGACCTTG CCTAGTGACCTGCGCAAGCACCGCAGGAAG TCTGCTCAGGATGACAAGGCCACCATCCGATGTGAGACGTCACCGCCCACCACTCCACGCTCCATGCGCCGGAACAGAGAGGCAGGGCATGCTGCCAGCCATGAGGACATTAGAGACATTCGAGG TCTGGCTGGCCTGCAGGACGGCCAGGGTAGTAACCCTAGCAGTAGTAACAGCAGCCAGGACTCCCTCAACAAAGCAGCCAAGAAGAAGAGCATCAAGTCTTCAATTGGACGCCTCTTTGGGAAGAAGGAGAAGGGCCGACCCAGCATTCCCGGCAAGGACTCCTCCAGCCAAG CTGGCACTCCTGAGTCAGAGAGCTCTCCTAAGGATGGCTTAGGAATGGGCACCCTGGGGGGCCCTGCAGAGAAGAACAGGAAGCTGCAGAAAAA GCATGAATTACTGGAGGAGGCTCGCATGCAGGGCCTGCCTTTCGCCCAGTGGGACGGACCAACTGTTGTGGTTTGGCTGGAG CTGTGGGTGGGCATGCCAGCCTGGTACGTGGCTGCATGCCGTGCCAACGTGAAGAGCGGAGCCATTATGTCGGCGCTATCGGACACAGAGATCCAAAGGGAGATTGGTATCAGCAACCCGTTACATCGTTTGAAActtcgtctggccatccaggaAATCATGTCTCTCACCAGCCCTTCTGCCCCGCCAACATCAAGAACG ACTTTGGCGTACGGAGACATGAACCACGAGTGGATTGGTAACGAGTGGCTGCCCAGCCTGGGTTTGCCGCAGTACCGCTCCTACTTCATGGAGTCCCTGGTGGACGCCCGCATGCTCGACCACCTCACCAAGAAAGACCTTAGGGGACAGCTCAAAATGGTGGATAGCTTCCACAG GAACAGTTTTCAGTGTGGAGTGATGTGTCTGAGGAGGCTCAACTATGACAGGAAGGAGCTGGAGAGGAGAAGGGAAGACTGTCAGCTGGAACTTCAAG ATGTGCTGGTGTGGAGTAATGAGCGTGTCATCAGTTGGATTCAGGCCATCGGGCTGAAAGAGTACAGTAGCAACCTTTACGAGAGCGGCGTCCATGGAGCGCTCCTCGCCCTGGACGAAACCTTCGATCACAACACCCTGGCCCTCCTGCTGCAGATCCCCACGCagaacacacag GCCAGAGCAGCTCTCGAGCGTGAATACAACAGCCTGCTGGCCATTGGCACAGAAAGGAGAATGGAAGAG GATGACGATAAGAACTTCCGCCGAGCCCCTTCATGGAGAAAGAAGTTCAGGCCCAAAGACATGAGGGGGATGTCCTTGGGTGCGTCCGACACCCTGCCCGCCAACTTCCGAGTGACCGGTAGCAGCGCGGCATCTCCCTCCATGCAGCCAAAGAGGAGCCCGATGGACG GAAGTCAGTCTATACAGAGGCTGGACACTGCCACAGTCAGGACCTACTCTTGTTAA
- the ppfia1 gene encoding liprin-alpha-1 isoform X15: protein MMCEVMPTISEAEGGGGNGRRGSGSPLQSDSEGHFESLMVSMLEERDRLLETLRETQENLGLTQGKLHEVSHERDSLQRQLNTALPQEFAALTKEVNVCREHLLEKEEEIAELKAERNNTRLLLEHLECLVSRHERSLRMTVVKRQAQSPAGVSSEVEVLKALKSLFEHHKALDEKVRERLRVALERCSALEEQLTLSHKELAYLREQSSQKRGMADGTSEVNHNSENTPSTNGKRSSDGSLSQEEELVHGFGKVSELKDVVDRQSADLGQMKERMAAMVSRISELEEDLDTARKDLIKSEDMNTRLQRDLRESMAQKEDMEERITTLEKRYLAAQREATSVHDLNDKLENEVANKDSLFRQTEDRNRQLQEKLELAEQKLQQTIRKAETLPEVEAELAQRVAALTKCVLCGSKGAKTQKKAEERHGNVEERLKQLEAQLEEKNQELLRARQREKMNEEHNKRLSETVDKLLSESNERLQLHLKERMSALEDKNALIRELEHTKKLIEESHHEKEQLLIQIETMRAENEQGRSRSNSLLHGRSQLGSTPDFRYPVSASSMMDSNSDHYGSALVLRRPQKGRIAALRDEPSKRHVQTLNEQEWERMQQANVLANVAQAFESDMDASDLEEDRETIFSSVDLLSPGGQADAQTLALMLQEQLDAINNEIRMIQEEKESTAIRAEEIECRVGSGDSLGGRFRSMSSIPPSLCAGSSFGDSPPGSGHSTPRRIPRSPNREMDRMGVMTLPSDLRKHRRKSAQDDKATIRCETSPPTTPRSMRRNREAGHAASHEDIRDIRGLAGLQDGQGSNPSSSNSSQDSLNKAAKKKSIKSSIGRLFGKKEKGRPSIPGKDSSSQAGTPESESSPKDGLGMGTLGGPAEKNRKLQKKHELLEEARMQGLPFAQWDGPTVVVWLELWVGMPAWYVAACRANVKSGAIMSALSDTEIQREIGISNPLHRLKLRLAIQEIMSLTSPSAPPTSRTTLAYGDMNHEWIGNEWLPSLGLPQYRSYFMESLVDARMLDHLTKKDLRGQLKMVDSFHRNSFQCGVMCLRRLNYDRKELERRREDCQLELQDVLVWSNERVISWIQAIGLKEYSSNLYESGVHGALLALDETFDHNTLALLLQIPTQNTQARAALEREYNSLLAIGTERRMEEDDDKNFRRAPSWRKKFRPKDMRGMSLGASDTLPANFRVTGSSAASPSMQPKRSPMDGNRWSEDEGEFPAFKTRMMN from the exons GAGTTTGCTGCACTAACAAAGGAGGTGAACGTGTGCCGGGAGCACCTtctggagaaggaggaggagattgCAGAGCTCAAGGCGGAGAGAAACAACACACGG CTCCTGTTGGAGCACTTGGAGTGCCTGGTGTCTCGCCATGAGCGTAGTCTGAGGATGACGGTGGTAAAGAGACAGGCTCAGTCTCCCGCGGGAGTCTCGAGTGAAGTGGAGGTCCTCAAAGCCCTTAAGTCACTTTTTGAACACCACAAAGCCCTCGATGAGAAG GTGAGGGAGCGACTACGTGTTGCCTTGGAAAGATGCAGCGCATTGGAGGAACAGCTCACCCTCTCGCACAAAGAA TTGGCTTACCTCAGGGAGCAGAGCAGCCAGAAGAGAGGGATGGCAGACGGAACCAGCGAGGTCAATCACAACTCTGAAAACACACCAAGCACTAATGGCAAG CGGTCATCGGACGGTTCGCTGAGTCAGGAGGAGGAGTTGGTTCATGGGTTTGGGAAGGTCAGTGAGCTCAAGGATGTGGTGGACCGTCAGTCAGCTGATCTGGGCCAGATGAAGGAGCGCATGGCTGCTATGGTTTCACGCATCAGCGAGCTGGAGGAGGACCTGGACACGGCCCGGAAGGACCTCATCAAGTCTGAAGACATGAACACGCGGCTACAGAGAGACCTGAGAGAG TCAATGGCTCAGAAGGAAGACATGGAGGAGAGGATCACCACCCTGGAGAAGCGCTACCTGGCAGCTCAGCGGGAGGCTACCTCCGTCCACGACCTCAACGACAAATTGGAGAACGAAGTGGCCAACAAGGACTCCCTCTTCAGACAG acgGAGGACAGAAACCGGCAACTCCAAGAGAAGCTGGAGCTGGCTGAGCAGAAGCTGCAGCAGACCATCCGCAAGGCAGAGACTCTGCCTGAGGTGGAAGCAGAGCTAGCTCAGAGGGTAGCTGCCCTCACAAAG TGTGTTCTGTGTGGCTCTAAAGGCGCTAAGACTCAGAAGAAG gctgaggaacgccatggcaaTGTGGAGGAGAGACTGAAGCAGCTGGAGGCCCAACTGGAGGAGAAGAACCAGGAACTGCTCAGG gCACGGCAGCGAGAGAAGATGAACGAGGAGCACAACAAGCGTCTGTCAGAGACGGTTGACAAGCTCCTCTCAGAGTCCAACGAGAGACTCCAGCTTCACCTCAAAGAGAGGATGTCTGCTCTGGAGGATAAG AATGCCCTGATAAGAGAACTGGAGCACACCAAGAAGTTGATAGAGGAGTCTCACCACGAAAAG GAGCAGCTCCTGATCCAGATTGAGACCATGAGGGCAGAGAACGAGCAGGGAAGGAGCAGGAGCAACTCCCTACTACATGG aCGGTCTCAGCTAGGCAGCACTCCAGATTTCAGGTATCCAGTGTCAGCTTCCTCAATGATGGACAGTAACTCGGACCATTACGGCAGCGCTCTTGTGCTGAGACGGCCTCAAAAGGGACGGATCGCAGCGCTCCGGGACGAGCCGTCCAAG CGACAT GTGCAGACTTTGAACGAGCAGGAGTGGGAGCGCATGCAGCAGGCCAACGTGCTGGCGAATGTGGCCCAGGCCTTTGAGAGTGACATGGACGCCTCGGACCTGGAGGAGGATAGAGAGACGATATTCAGCTCGGTGGACCTGCTGTCGCCTGGTGGCCAGGCTGATGCACAGACCCTCGCCTTAATGCTGCAGGAGCAGCTGGACGCTATCAACAATGAAATTAG AATGAtccaggaggagaaggagagcaCAGCCATCCGGGCAGAGGAGATTGAGTGCAGGGTGGGCAGCGGCGATAGCCTGGGAGGACGTTTCCGCTCCATGAGCTCCATCCCCCCGTCACTTTGTGCGGGCTCCTCGTTTGGCGACTCTCCCCCAGGCTCTGGCCACTCCACCCCCAGACGCATTCCCCGCAGCCCCAACAGAGAAATGGACCGCATGGGTGTCATGACCTTG CCTAGTGACCTGCGCAAGCACCGCAGGAAG TCTGCTCAGGATGACAAGGCCACCATCCGATGTGAGACGTCACCGCCCACCACTCCACGCTCCATGCGCCGGAACAGAGAGGCAGGGCATGCTGCCAGCCATGAGGACATTAGAGACATTCGAGG TCTGGCTGGCCTGCAGGACGGCCAGGGTAGTAACCCTAGCAGTAGTAACAGCAGCCAGGACTCCCTCAACAAAGCAGCCAAGAAGAAGAGCATCAAGTCTTCAATTGGACGCCTCTTTGGGAAGAAGGAGAAGGGCCGACCCAGCATTCCCGGCAAGGACTCCTCCAGCCAAG CTGGCACTCCTGAGTCAGAGAGCTCTCCTAAGGATGGCTTAGGAATGGGCACCCTGGGGGGCCCTGCAGAGAAGAACAGGAAGCTGCAGAAAAA GCATGAATTACTGGAGGAGGCTCGCATGCAGGGCCTGCCTTTCGCCCAGTGGGACGGACCAACTGTTGTGGTTTGGCTGGAG CTGTGGGTGGGCATGCCAGCCTGGTACGTGGCTGCATGCCGTGCCAACGTGAAGAGCGGAGCCATTATGTCGGCGCTATCGGACACAGAGATCCAAAGGGAGATTGGTATCAGCAACCCGTTACATCGTTTGAAActtcgtctggccatccaggaAATCATGTCTCTCACCAGCCCTTCTGCCCCGCCAACATCAAGAACG ACTTTGGCGTACGGAGACATGAACCACGAGTGGATTGGTAACGAGTGGCTGCCCAGCCTGGGTTTGCCGCAGTACCGCTCCTACTTCATGGAGTCCCTGGTGGACGCCCGCATGCTCGACCACCTCACCAAGAAAGACCTTAGGGGACAGCTCAAAATGGTGGATAGCTTCCACAG GAACAGTTTTCAGTGTGGAGTGATGTGTCTGAGGAGGCTCAACTATGACAGGAAGGAGCTGGAGAGGAGAAGGGAAGACTGTCAGCTGGAACTTCAAG ATGTGCTGGTGTGGAGTAATGAGCGTGTCATCAGTTGGATTCAGGCCATCGGGCTGAAAGAGTACAGTAGCAACCTTTACGAGAGCGGCGTCCATGGAGCGCTCCTCGCCCTGGACGAAACCTTCGATCACAACACCCTGGCCCTCCTGCTGCAGATCCCCACGCagaacacacag GCCAGAGCAGCTCTCGAGCGTGAATACAACAGCCTGCTGGCCATTGGCACAGAAAGGAGAATGGAAGAG GATGACGATAAGAACTTCCGCCGAGCCCCTTCATGGAGAAAGAAGTTCAGGCCCAAAGACATGAGGGGGATGTCCTTGGGTGCGTCCGACACCCTGCCCGCCAACTTCCGAGTGACCGGTAGCAGCGCGGCATCTCCCTCCATGCAGCCAAAGAGGAGCCCGATGGACG GTAACCGCTGGTCAGAAGATGAAGGGGAGTTCCCTGCGTTCAAGACCAGGATGATGAACTGA